The genomic window CCCGAACTGGAAGTAACCAAGGACCGGCTGCGGCTCGCGCTCACCGGACGCGTCGCAGCCGGCGCACTCGTCCGCTCACCGGTCGCCCTGAAAACGGTGACACCGCCGCTGGAATCGCTTGTCGGCAGGCACATCCGGTCGGTCAGCCGCTTCGGCAAAGTCATCTGCATCGCCATCGATGGTTCCACGGGGAGTTCGCTGCCTCCGCCGACCACTTCATCATCTCCCCCTTCCACTTCTGCCCTTCCCTCGGCCACATCTCCGGTTCCCACATCTACTTCGCCATTTCCCCTTTCCACTTCTCCCCTTTACCTCTGCATCCATCTGATGCTCTCGGGCCGGTTTGCGTTCGGCCCGACCAAGGCACCCCTCAACCGACTCCACGCGTTCGTCCTCAGCCTCGACCGCGACGAGGACCTCCGCGTTGTCGAGGATAGCACCAAGCACCGTCTGAGCATCTACCTCGTCACCGACCCGCACCAGATCGACATCGTTGCCCGGCTCGGCCCTGACCCGCTGGCTCCGGAGTTCACGCTCGCCCGCTTCAAGCAGGCGCTTGCTCGCCGCTCGCGCACGCTCAAGCGATTCCTGACCGACCAGTCGGCTATCGCCGGCATCGGCAACTGCTTCTCTGATGAGATACTCCTCGAAGCACGCCTCTCTCCCTTCACTCTCTCGACCGCGGTAAAACCCGAGGAGACCATCCGCCTCTACATGGCGGTGAAGAAGGTGCTGCAGGACGCCACAGTGCACCTCCGGGCTCTTGACCGCCT from candidate division WOR-3 bacterium includes these protein-coding regions:
- a CDS encoding Fpg/Nei family DNA glycosylase, whose translation is MPELPELEVTKDRLRLALTGRVAAGALVRSPVALKTVTPPLESLVGRHIRSVSRFGKVICIAIDGSTGSSLPPPTTSSSPPSTSALPSATSPVPTSTSPFPLSTSPLYLCIHLMLSGRFAFGPTKAPLNRLHAFVLSLDRDEDLRVVEDSTKHRLSIYLVTDPHQIDIVARLGPDPLAPEFTLARFKQALARRSRTLKRFLTDQSAIAGIGNCFSDEILLEARLSPFTLSTAVKPEETIRLYMAVKKVLQDATVHLRALDRLPERKDRTFLRVHDRLDQPCPACSTPVKRVSYSESTLYYCPTCQTGGRELADRRFSKFLK